One Candidatus Roizmanbacteria bacterium CG_4_9_14_0_2_um_filter_38_17 genomic region harbors:
- a CDS encoding DUF86 domain-containing protein: protein MNKRAKAERFLQLASEACIDICELVISDQRFQMPQNGREAIEILGREHVLELEFSRKFASVASFRNILVHDYMEIDYDEVADKINNHLGDFDIFAKSVARFLQ, encoded by the coding sequence ATCAATAAAAGAGCTAAAGCGGAGCGATTTTTACAACTTGCTTCTGAAGCATGTATAGATATTTGCGAGCTTGTTATATCTGATCAGCGTTTCCAGATGCCTCAAAACGGACGAGAGGCTATAGAAATTCTTGGTAGAGAACATGTGCTTGAGCTAGAATTTTCAAGAAAATTTGCTTCTGTCGCAAGTTTTCGCAACATTCTGGTGCATGACTATATGGAAATAGATTATGACGAAGTGGCAGATAAAATTAATAACCACCTTGGTGATTTTGATATATTTGCTAAAAGCGTAGCGCGGTTTTTACAATGA
- a CDS encoding nucleotidyltransferase, translated as MISDKKMTQIKEYFSDEPVEMVYLFGSQATNKSYFQSDYDFGVFFKKNTGKKERFAKRLEYIGELGKILEHDEIDVIDLNLAPIQLQYSAILPRKDVVSNNDSQRINFEHRVMSEYFDRLPYIRRHSEISIATIAEKGLQYE; from the coding sequence ATGATATCTGATAAAAAAATGACACAAATTAAGGAGTATTTTTCTGATGAGCCAGTTGAAATGGTGTATCTTTTTGGTTCTCAAGCGACGAACAAGTCTTATTTTCAAAGCGATTATGATTTTGGTGTTTTTTTCAAAAAAAACACTGGTAAGAAAGAACGATTTGCTAAGCGGCTTGAATATATAGGTGAGCTTGGAAAGATATTAGAACACGATGAAATAGATGTAATAGATCTAAATTTAGCCCCAATACAGCTTCAGTATTCTGCAATATTGCCACGGAAAGATGTTGTTTCTAACAATGATTCTCAGAGAATTAATTTTGAGCATCGAGTAATGTCTGAGTACTTTGATAGATTACCATATATAAGAAGACATAGTGAAATAAGCATTGCCACAATAGCTGAGAAAGGATTACAGTATGAATAA